Part of the Coffea arabica cultivar ET-39 unplaced genomic scaffold, Coffea Arabica ET-39 HiFi ptg000066l, whole genome shotgun sequence genome is shown below.
TCGCCAATTATTCCCGACTGTTTTATTTTCCGTGAATCTCcctcaccggaaaactaacttgatcgtcggaatGCCCTCGGGGACGACCTCGGGGCTCCCCTGTTAGATCACTCTCCTGTTCGCTTTGCAGGCTTGGGACAcgctcttctcatcagcactcCGAACTCATCAGGTCAGCTCGGTCAGGGAAGCTCAGCGCTTCTTCAGATGCTATTGATTGTTTCgcaaaaacaaaatttagaagatatagaaaaacaaatgaccacagaaaaaattaaaaaagaaaaagaaagtttgaggTGCTCCAAGGATAAAAATTTCCGAGACAGCTCTTTGCTAGAACACTTCTGCGTGCACTTCGCTTGATCCCAATATATATTCCAGCCACCAAAATAAAGATGTTATCGTAACATGTGCAATATAAAGCACCATCCCTTCGTTTgaaaacatcatgaatcaaaaccatcctTTCAGGCAATTCCAATTAAAAACGAAAAGATAATTACCAGCATTTCTCGATTTGTGCATGTCATCATCTTTGCACAAAGTGTTGCTAATCGTTCCAATTTTATCCGATGTCCTGAACTAACAAAATAGCGTTTAAGCATTATGGTATTAGATATACAACTGCACTTTTGCTTTGCTACCAAAGGATTATTTACTGTAAGATACAAGCTGTATACATGCACCTCAATCCAAATTCTCGTTCAGATATTTACTGAATACCCGTGCCCGTGTGGTTGAGTGACCTGAATTCCTGATCTCAGTGTGTTACTGGACCTtagtttaaaaaaagaaaaaatcggTTTTCAATATACATAGCGCAAAATTCAACATGGCTCGTTTATCACCCAAGACTACGAGCAGGGCTAGTCCTCTTCTTCCTTTCACTTAAGCTACGCAACCTCGGAAGGCAACATTCAGCTGACTTCCTCAGTTTCTCCCTGGGAAGCCTGACATCCCCAGTTGGAGATCTTTCACTACTGCCGGTAGAGTTAGCTCCAGAGACATGAGGCATATCATTTCCTGGTTTTTGAGGGGCTTCAAGAACAGAAGTCTTTGAATCTGACTGTCGAGCAGCCCCATTGTACTTGCCAGCTGCACTTTGATTTTCATCTTGGTCACCTCCCGTGTCTTTAAAGAGTTcagatagtttttttttcttatctgATGTGGACTGCACAGGTGTCGAGTTCTCAGCAAAAGGGTGTCTATTGGATCGCGGGTTTCCCCCAGAGAAGCTGTAATGGACAGGAGTAGTTCCACGAGATGGTGTAAAATCTGTCATCAAGTAGAAAGAGGCATCAAAATGGGACAAACAAAGcacaaaaccaaaatttgaataaCCATAACTTATGCTAAGGCCTTGTGCAGAACCTAAAACATCAAGAAGCAACTAGAACCTAAGTTCCAGCCCAGACAAGTATTTTTCTAAGGCAGCCCAGACAAGTATCTTAGGCAATAAATATGCATCCCATCATCAAGAATGCTACAAGTATCCAAACCAAATCAACATACAATTCGAGCCAGTTAGCCTTTGCTCCGCCAAAATATTTGAATGCAACCTTGGTGCACTAGCTCAACACGTTAAATATCCTTCAAATGCAAGCAAAGCAGGGCTGCACAGCAAGGCCGCTCACCCCCAGTCTGCAAGTTGCAGAAACCTTGCTGAGTTCTCTCATGCACGTATGTTAAACAGACAAGGACATAGCAGAAACCACTCTAAAAGGTACCTAGGTTTTGACAAGTGGGGGGCCTTCAGTAGAGTTACTGTAGTCTGTTTCTAATTCTCCCACCAATTAGTCAAATGTAAGGCACATGGTCTGAGAGAACAAAGTCAATCCCATATAGCAGGAtgaagaatttccagttttcaAATGCCCAAGTCCCATTCCCCATGGAGGGATAGACACGTAAGAAGCAAGAGAAAGACAGGCAGAAGGGAGGAGGGGGGAAAAAAGCATACGGTACAGAATCTATCATACCACCATTTACACTGAAAAAGTCATCTTCACAATCAGACTCCAACCAAGCATGGGAATCAAAGAAGGTCTCTTCTTTGCTACCTGCAGATCCAAAGAACATTTCAGCAACATTACAGATTAGGCATTCGGGATGGTATCAAAGTAAATGAGTAACCATGTAAAAAAGATGAATATGTTAGATTTGTAAAGATGGTTTGTGCATTTAAGAATAAAAGTCTAAAATCAGTCAAGTTACTAGTGGTAAAACACCTCAATTACCCCGGACTTAAGGTTTCCGCCTTTTTTTTATTCCTGTCAAATCAACCAACTGTAACCTTCTTGCACGACCCCCATATATCAAGAAACTAGGATTTTAAAGAGTAATAAAAGCCAAATATGGAAGGCTGGCCTAAAATTATTTACAAGGAGATGAAAAGGCTACAAAAATGCATGCATGCTGGAGGGTAGGCAATACACGTTATATGGAATCAAAAATACTGATTGGTCAATGCTTCAGACTATTTGATTTATCTAATCACCAGATCATCTGCTTTTCTAATCAAGAGGATTACTTCAAATGCTAAAAGGAACAAACCACTATGTAGTTTAGAGGTTCAACAAGCAGTTTACCTCCAAATACAAGAACTTTAGATATCTAATCAGCAGGTTTCCTCCGTCAAAGGTATAGAAGCAGATTTTAATGATGTAACAAAACAAAGCAATACCAAAAAAATTGCCTTGCAAGGAGTTGAGTTTTTGGCATCCGATAATTT
Proteins encoded:
- the LOC113722909 gene encoding uncharacterized protein isoform X1, whose amino-acid sequence is MGSCVSVHKHSESALKLRLGFGSKTDKLVTPSPPVKHKPMLADHLLKPLSSPPRPLVTASRDFGSKEETFFDSHAWLESDCEDDFFSVNGDFTPSRGTTPVHYSFSGGNPRSNRHPFAENSTPVQSTSDKKKKLSELFKDTGGDQDENQSAAGKYNGAARQSDSKTSVLEAPQKPGNDMPHVSGANSTGSSERSPTGDVRLPREKLRKSAECCLPRLRSLSERKKRTSPARSLG
- the LOC113722909 gene encoding uncharacterized protein isoform X3, coding for MNIPWIFPLIGSKEETFFDSHAWLESDCEDDFFSVNGDFTPSRGTTPVHYSFSGGNPRSNRHPFAENSTPVQSTSDKKKKLSELFKDTGGDQDENQSAAGKYNGAARQSDSKTSVLEAPQKPGNDMPHVSGANSTGSSERSPTGDVRLPREKLRKSAECCLPRLRSLSERKKRTSPARSLG
- the LOC113722909 gene encoding uncharacterized protein isoform X2; the encoded protein is MGSCVSVHKHSESALKLRLGFGSKTDKLVTPSPPVKHKPMLADHLLKPLSSPPRPLVTASRDFDFTPSRGTTPVHYSFSGGNPRSNRHPFAENSTPVQSTSDKKKKLSELFKDTGGDQDENQSAAGKYNGAARQSDSKTSVLEAPQKPGNDMPHVSGANSTGSSERSPTGDVRLPREKLRKSAECCLPRLRSLSERKKRTSPARSLG